Genomic window (Xenopus laevis strain J_2021 chromosome 3S, Xenopus_laevis_v10.1, whole genome shotgun sequence):
ctcaagcagctttgtttatgatgatccctaagcagccgagaccacactaagcatgtgcacagtcttagtcttgcaaagatgtttaacatagttacaagatggtgaccccctgtagccaactttgaaagcataaattatttgtttgactaggcttgtggtgcagtaagttcatgtttatatttagtatacaaaatacagcatttctagccttattcttttttagactttacatgccatttaagttATGTGACCTATCAGCCCATGGCCAAAGAAAATGACACCACATAAGGGGGGCCCTACACAAGATCATCACCTTTTGTTGTTCAATCACAAGGGCTGAAAGCAGTTCCTTTGCACTTTCTCAACTGCCAAAGCATCATGTACTAGCCCCCATAGTGCACAGGAATATGAACCCACCAATATTCACAGTACATATAGATACTGGTTGCAGAATACATTGGCCTTTTCTAAATACTAGTTAAATGCTATAGGCTTTGTTGCTCAAGTCAGGGGTGTGAAACCTACAATTTCAAggggtaaaaaacatttttcaaaacacgcaagttaaaagtgctgctccagcagaattctgcgctgaaatcaatttctcaagctccctaacacaagataacagctccctggtaggtctaagtacagcactcaatagcaaaatccaggtctcactgcgacacattcagttacattgagtaggagaaacaacagcctgccagaaagcagttccatcctaaagtgctggctctttctgaaagcacatgaccaggcacaatgacctgagatgcacctacacaccaatattataactaaaaaaatacacttgctggttcaggaatgaaattttatattgtagagtgaattatttgcagtgtaaacagtgtaatttagaaataaaaactacatcataaaaatcatgacagcaatCCCTTTAAACACTACAGCCATAGAATGTAAAACCAATTAAAGTTGCTCTTAATTGATTCTTTATGAAATACACTTCTTATGTAAGTGGCTAGAAGAGAACTCTCATGGAAATACAAATATTCTACTTGACTTGTTTGCCCTGTGTCGCTCCAGAGTATCTTGTGGTGTCAGAGAATGACTGATTGTCATTCCCTTTGGTCAACAAAAGCAACAATCAAATCAGTGAACGGGGAAATTTTAGTCAAGCACAATATACAGAATTCAAAACCTGGAAATACAAAACAGTGTGAGATCTCTTCTTTGCAAAAGTAGATAGAACAGGATGTTGTGGCCCTCAAGATGTAATGTAAATCCTATTTAACCAGAATAGCAAAGGAATTTTAAGAACAAGTCATTTCCAAgaataaaagtttattaaaatggacagaaaaaaagaaatatattgaaatctcttccaaaaaaaaaaaaaaaaaaaaaaaaaaaaaaggctggaatGACCGCAATTAGGGTTTCAGCTGAATACAGCTGaaccaaatttgaatctaatttgcatatgcaaattaggagtggggagggaaatcatgtgactttttgtcacaaataaaaaatggtttccccttcccaccgctaatttgcaaatgcaaattaggattcggtctgGTAtctggccgaatcttttgcgaaggattcaggggttcggccgaacccaatatagtggatttggtgcatccctaaccgcAATAACAGTCACCATAGTCTTCCTTACAGGTTTCCCTCTGCACACACTGCCCACACACTGCCTCTTTCAATTCTTAAGTGATAAAGGAGCCGAGTCAGGGCAAAGGCCATCACTTCACAGAATCTTGCTAAAATGGCATCCGCTTTCCATTAGTGGGAGTGTGGGGAAAGTCCAGTCTCAGGCTGCAAAGGCTCGGAACCTTTAAACAGAGACGTTGCCGTTAGACGAGCCCTGCCCCCACATGGGAATTTTTAGTTGTAAAAGGTACATGGCAGTTCTATGTTGGTTAAGCCCCCTGCTGCttcttttcatcatcatcatctcgtCTCTTCCAGATCTAGAGAATTAGAGAACAGCTAAATTGTAATTTCTAAAGCGAATGTCCCACATTACAGGAAAATGAATTTCTCCATGCCGTAATCACTGCAACATCACACAGATTGGCACTTCCACTTCATGCAATGGAGATTTCTCGTATGCAGCCGCCCATGTATAGTTGTTGGTATAAACTATAAAAACTTAATAGTGCACTGGGAATATGTCAACTGCCATGTGGTACCAACGTAGTTAGTAAATTTTAAAAAGGGTTAATTTCTCCTCCCTCTTCTGCAAGTTCCACATGACATAAGCCACATAATATTTTCCTGCagtacatacctgtatataggccTCAGACAGAGTAATCATCTGGGGCAAGATGTCCGTCACCTGAAGATCTTGTAATTCATACCACTTTCCTGTGCCCTGAAAACAAATGCACATGTTATCCACCTGAATAAAGCATCAATGTGGTTATTTAAAAGTGCAAGTTTTGCTACTTCtctaagcaaccaatcagcaagttgCATTTGTTGGCCTGCTTTTTTGGCAAAtaaacttctgattggttgctaagggagaCTAGACGGGGGAAATTTTGCaccttttatactgtatatattctccCTTACACTTATTACTGCCTTATTTCTAATGTAAACCAGTAATAAGCGCTAAATCTCACAGCCAATGCCTCGGAGGTGGCAATGGAAAACTTCAGGCAGTAATAAGTGGTACGACCCATGGCTTTACTGGGTTTAACGttgcactttttattacccaGTAAATATTCTGCCCTCCCCCACCCCATTTGGTACCGTCTTATTTCTACTGTAACTGAACTTACGTGATGCAGGACGTGGATACGGTATGAGCCCTCGTTGGGCTTCCCATCATGCACTACGTTGGCAATGAGATCATAGGTTGTGTTTTTGTGCGTAGAATGGAATTCTTCTGCCAAGTATTCTCTCAGATCCACATTCCTAGAGAGGAGAATACCTCAGAGTTGAATTATGAAATAGGCCTGTGTACTATTATATAGACCACTCCCCCTTACAAAGTGAGAAAACATACTAGTCCCCTTTAATCACATGCAGGCCCAAGAAATATTCTGCAGTGCCTTTTGCttgtcttaaagaaaaaaaagtcatgaataaatataaataaatgattgttgTAATAGAGGAGGATATACTCCCTTCAGGTAATTCTTTTGTGTGAAGGTGAGCCTCTGACGGAAGAAATCTATTGCAGACTAGCGCAAGAGCTGCTTCGTAGGATCACAGTAATAAAATAGAGTGGGATCCCCAGTATAAAGTAGCAACATGTACCACTGTCTTTGGAGTCCTGCCTTCTAATTGCGGAATCTATGCCCACTGCTCAAAAAGAAGTACACTTCTGCTACATTCTCTGAATGTCACAAACAATGCACCTCTCTCCCAGAGAAATGACAGCCCTAGTGTGGGGAAAACATTCTAAAAGCACCTGCACAAGCTATGGCAATAGGCACATGTAAGAAAAGGGTATAACATGGTATGGTACGGACAGTTTAGTAATTCTACTCACGTTATGGGGAAATTCACAATGGTTGGGTTCTTCTCAACAAAGAAATTGTTTTTGGTAAAGCGTTTAATGCAGAATATCAAAAACGGAGGAAGTTTAGTCAGCTGGAATCGCTTCAGGAAATTCTCCTTGTATGTCTTGTACTCCTGAATGAAAAGATACATTTCCAGAGTTAAAACAGGACCACACAGAGAAATAATATTAAGAACCATGTCCTGCGTAAGATGTATGGTCTGTCACATAAAAATATGTGAAGTACAAGTACAACAAGTGGTTGACGGTTGTAGCAGTAACACAATAGCCTAAATCTGCATAAACTCTCCCCTATATTCAGAAAGAATTACACTTCCCAAACATAATCAACGTAGCGCTTCAATATACTGTAAACACTCCCCTTACAATAACCAAAGTCATTCAGTGAATTATATTCCTGTAAGCAGGTGGATATAAAGTATTAAGAACAGGTGTGGGAGTGTCTGGCAGACAAAAAGGGAAAGAGGTGAAGTCGGGAGACGGAGGTGAGAATGACAATAGCAAAAACTGAAGGGCGATATTTTGGACTGTGatttatatatgaattaaatGGCCTTCTAATATTATACCAGTGGTCTCACTACACTCAAAGTTGAACCTAATATAGTGTGTTGATTATGTAGGTATTAAAGCCATAGCGTGAACACATGAGCAATATGATAAACATCTGCAGGCTATTTTGTGTAATAGATGTTGAAGTTGTTCTCCTCTAAGACTAATTCACCTTCTCTGTGATTCCATTGAACTTGGCCAGGATGCTGAAGAGAGGAACCTGTGGGATGATCAGCTGCTCCTTCTCGTCTTTATACAGGGGGGCAGTGGGGAGGTCCAGAGTCAGATACATAAAGGGAGATTCCAACATTTTTTCTTGGTATTCTTCATTCTGCATCAGTTGCTCTTTCTCCTCTGCAGGCTGCAGACAAAAACACAAATTCCCATAAGAAAGGCTGAAAGCAAAATACACTGATTGGGAAGCACTCCCTTGGAgattaaatgattttattgacATCATTGACAACGGTAGCAACATTTCAAGACTTTATTGGCTCTTTTATTGGCTCTCTATCAAGGTTTGAGAGCACGAATTCGACCAGCTGTGTCTAAGCATATTCCGTCCCAAATACTACCACCTGCCTACCAACCAATCTTACCTGTAGTTGATGTGTCACATGCCTTTGTCCTCAAGGATGAAGAATCAATAGCTATTGATCTCCCCACTGTCAGGCAAGCACAACATATGCAGAATGCAAAGTGCTTGCCTGGGAGTGGTGAGATGATCTTTCATCCTTCAGGACTAACTAAGAAAGTGGCACTACTACATGGAGTAGTATTTCTACTAAATGATATATTCCAACAAAGAATACGCCCTCACATTACGAATTACTCTGTGCTCTCTGAAGTAACTGCCTTCCTTAAATATCGAGACAAATGTGATGTGGTGTTTAGATCCCTTTTTAAGCACAAAGATGTCATAAGGAACCAATAAAAGATTCTCACCAAATCAGGATGGGGCAACTTCTTGGTAAATACCCGCATGGATCCTTGGAACACATCTGTTACGATggctaaagaataaaaataagaaaaggacATTGGTTACTAAGTGGTTGCTGTTCCATTTTGAAGTTCCATATACAATGATGAGTTTAAGCACAAACATAACACAGAggggaacatttatcaaaggtcaaatttcgaattcatgtgtttttattaaatttaaatttacttGAAATTgaactggggggttatttataaaacaaaaaaaatagaatatctaaaactctaaaacacaaattttacagacccgaaaactcgaatcaaattcgactaaaggtgattcgagtttttttctctgaaaaaaaacttgcatgtcaagaaggctactaatatgtccaaattggtccctggacctctcccattgacttatacatgaactcggcagcgaatattcgaattcaagttcttaaagggccagtgtatgataaatctcgaaattcaaattaaaactcgaatcacgtttggataattcaaaatttgagagttttgaccataaaaaaaaattgaatttcgaattaaaccttataaatctgcccctaagagaaactcactcttcttcttcttcttgttgcCTCCAAGAGCAGAAGTAAGTGCATTCAGGAACCAAGACAGAAAGTCCACCCCATCACCTGTTGTAGGACAGAATGTTTTAGAGGGTGATTAGGCCAATAACAGCAATGAAAATTCTCCCATGCTCATATCAtcctcatcatttatttatatagtgccagcaattTACACAGCGTTTTACCATGGGAAAATGGGAATTTAACACATATGGGTTACAGAATGGTAAAGAGAAAAACCAACACACAAGAACTGGTCATTCTTCATCATTATATGAAATGGAAAAGCAAACAAGGAAAACACAATAAGATACACAGTATGGAAACTACAGACTAGGGTGAGACCTGAAATGTTCCAGATATGAAACAGAGAAACCGGGACAGGGATGGAGAACGTTACCTTGCTTGGTGATCTGGAAATTTTTCTTGCTGCAGAGAACAACTGCCTGAAGCATCTCATGTGGGGAGACGTGAGCCTTAAAATTCCTGGGGTTCCACAGTTTGCGCATTAATTCCCCGAATCTCTGCACAAGCAGGAACATGATGTCCCCAGGAGGGCGCTTGATATCACAATAATTCTCTTCTTCCAGAAAGTAATTCCTCAGAGGAGGAACATTGGAGAGAGCCTGGAAATAACCATAAAGAAATCAATGTACACTGGTCATGAAATGTGTGCTATGGTTTgggcataattattattattattagagggaTGAATGTTAGGGGTGAAAAGGAAGGGTGATTATTTCTACACAGACCATGCCTGTTGTTTCCATTCCTACCTGCAAAACAGCATTGGCATAATCATTGGCTTTGATATTGTTAAGTCCCACAATGCCCGGGAGGTAAGTGGTACCATCATATGCTCGAGACAGCTTGGCCTGTTTGTCTAAGTGACTGATTTGCTGCTTTGTGAAGGTTGGCTTTAGCACATACTGTAGGAGACAAAGAGGTGGATAAGACAAATGGGAAAAGAACACAAATAAAACCTGTGTGATTACACAGTTGCACAGGCAGAAAGAGGTGAGAATAAATTATTCTTACACAGGCCTCTACTTATGAGTCCACCTAGGTTCTCGATTCCAAGAAGAAATCCAGTGTATGTTTTTATCTGTAGATGCACATTCTGGAATTCTATTCCTCAGTTTCCCTGTGTGGGAAAACTCCCTTAACCCtccccaaaaaaactcaaatcctaCTTTTtggaacactagggggcacatttactattggtcgaatatcagggttaattaaacctcgatattcgaccgtctaagtaaaatccttcgacttcgaatatcggagtcaaaggatttaccgcatttccttcgatcgaccgattaaatccttcaaatcgaatcaaagcgattcgaaggattttaatccatcgatcgaacgattttccttcgatcaaaaaaagctaggaaagcctatggggaccttccccataggctaacattggtgctcggtaggttttaggtggcgaagtaggtggtcgaagtttttttttaaagagacagtacttcgactatcgaatggtcgaatagtcgaatgatttttagttcaaatcgttcgattcgaagtcgcagtcgaaggtcgaagtagccaattcgatggtcgaagtagccaaaaaaatacttcgaaattcaaagtattttttattctaatccttcactcgagctaagtaaatgtacccctagaACATTACCTGTAATTGGAACTTGAAAGCCAAACTTtggaacttaaaggggttgttcacttttcaaacacttcttttttaagttcagttgttttcagattgttcaccataatcTAAGACTTTTCTCAgctgctttccatcttttatccattttttactgttttcccaaaatttaagtttaaacttTTATGTTCCTGTCCCTAGTGTTTCAGTCTagtagctcagtgatccaggagcattctgaacggttacaatttgctacattaacttgatacaattagttgcagcatctgtggaatattagcaactgttgtatcaattttaacagttgcttttaatgaaatgcagggacaaagataacaaatgtatccgctaaatgtattaatttaaaacagttaaagagtctgcgacccccctcccccgagctgctttagaatgtgaaaaattaaactttacacttcaatattagaaaaaaggtcataaatagaaaatggaaataaatttaaaaaagactttatttctggTTAGTaatatgaaaccaactgaaccaaaaaataaagtgtttgaaggtgaacaacccatttaaaggaccagtaacatcaaaaaaaaatgttcaaaaattcgttagagcacaacaaaaaatgaacacagagacaaatgaaacttttaaatagcaaagactttattaagaaataacttacagaaaatccacttcctgtcctcttcagaaacggcgaaaaggcgaccatccacactgcagcaatcgatttcttctccctggatattcactgacatcctcctctcgttgtgtccaacagcagctggtttgttcctgtgctggcggcgatgaactgacagcagcgagtcctctcgcttcccttccactggcctggccgtctacagtctcccaacggcacacttgttcctgcactttcactgtgcatcggcttccctTCCTCTCTGGGAAGGGGACAGATTGTGCGTCTGGGATCTCTGCTCGTGCTCTGCCTTCACTTCCCCGGCGCTGGAATTGGAATCCGGGGCAGCATTTCCCACAGCGCGGCCGCTGCCTCCTGAGCTTTCCTTCCCAAAAGCCGATCGTGGCGCTCGCTGGTGTGAGTGAGGGAGGAGGAAGAGAAGGGCAGCTAGTAACCAGACTCGATCCAGGTCGGAATGGAAGTACGCGGCTTGGCGCGCTGATTGTACATGAAGTTGCTTCCCTAGGGTCTGGGCAGGATCGGCTCTACTGCTGCTGAAAATATACACATGCATGCTGCACTGCCGGCTAGTCCAGACATTTTATATTCACAGTAACGCGTGATGTCTATAGCAGCCCATTGATAAGGCAGCAGCTTGGGGAGGAGGGGAgacggagagggaggtgaggagagcggagcagggaagccgatgcacagtgaaagtgcaggaacaagtgtgccgttgggagactgtagacggccaggccagtggaagggaagcgagaggactcgctgctgtcagttcatcgccgccagcacaggaacaaaccagctgctgttggacacaacgagaggaggatgtcagtgaatatccagggagaagaaatcgattgctgcagtgtggatggtcgccttttcgccgtttctgaagaggacaggaagtggattttctgtaagttatttcttaataaagtctttgctatttaaaagtttcatttgtctctgtgttcattttttgttgtgctctaacgaatttttgaacatttttttttgatgttactggtcctttaaaggcctATGGTCAAATTGTTGTCCACTTTGCTCTCCTATATGTGCCTGTGTATTATCCACCCACTTATATTGTAAACTGTCTGGGGCAGAGACTTCCTTCCTACTATGTTCCCTATCGCATGGCCCTTAAGTTAAACTACTTAGAAGTAAAgttatacacaaatacaaaaaagtactTGGGATGACTGTAGTGGACAACAATGGGGGTCCGTGAAAGCAAATGCACCAGAAAGCAATGAAGCTGGATATTTTTACTGCTAGTACTACTGGGCATGTACATCAGTTCTATAACAAGTGGGAATGTAAATCCTGTTTTATGTAAACTCTGGCCTGTAACATCCAATAGAAAACTAGACacactataaaataaatgtatctaatacacaaaagccatgaatatcttgtaaatgatatccttataaacggtgactagtgatgtcaatagttataaaaggtgagtagtgatgtcatttctgtcacatgactcactaaaacttctgtattataataaataaaaattccttgttggaaaatatgagattattagaagtaaccttggcgttccatgacctgtataattcCTcgtgaatatccttatattttacaatagagggtattttattcactatatactctAAGATGTTGCCCTAGGCAAAATATGTCCTGTGCTATCCTGATATTTTGTCTTTATGTTAAGCACTGCCCAAGATCAGATAGATAATGGGGCATGAAAGGAAGGGCAAGTACCGTGATGTCCTCCAGGGAGGAGTCAATTATATTATAGTTGTCCGGCAGGCAGTAGAACTTCAGTGTGTGGAGATTAAGGAAAACGTGGTGACTGAACTGAACACTATGGATGTAGGCATGGGACTTCAAGCCTCGACcttggaaacaaaaaaataaaaataagtaaaagaaaaaacatataaatatttattttgtagctcTTATTTAAGACCACCACAATGAGTGCCAGTTAGGGCATGGCCAATTACTTACCCTGGAAGTATTTCCCACAAACGAGGCAAGCATACGCGTTGATATGTGAAAGGGAGATGGAACACAGCTTCTCAAAATCAAAGTCCAAGACACTCCTGGTGACAAGAACAGAGCCAATGTACAAGGGCTTTGTTTTGAGCAGTACACGATGCATGAAATCCACAGCAAAACATTCACACAGACCTGTTAATGGTATCCAGATATGGGCAATGGCGGCTTCGTCTGTCTTCAGTCTCATACCGTCCATACTTTCCTGCAACTGCCAGCAATACATGTGTATTTGTTAAATATGTTATACGATCAGTTCTGAAGTTAAAGACGCATCAACTCATCTGTATTAGGATACACACCACTCATCTGTACTAGGATGTACACCACTCATCTGTACTAGGATGTACACCACTCATCTGTACTAGGATACACACCACTCATCTGTACTAGGATACACACCACTCATCTGTACTAGGATACACACCACTCATCTGTACTAGGATACACACCACTCATCTGTACTAGGATACACACCACTCATCTGTACTAGGATACACACCACTCATCTGTACTAGGATACATACCACTCATATGTACTAGGATACACACCACTCATCAAACTGTTGGCCTGCAGATCACATTCAGATGCCAGGGAAACATTATGGAAGGGTGACCCTGCACAGATAGTGTCAGAGGATGACAGCTTTTTTGGTTCCAatacaaactccagcagcactccggtatagtgaaagaaatttatttgtgcaaatgaagcaacgtttcgggcataaccagccctttatcgaGCTCTCAACAGCTTTTTTGGTTCTAA
Coding sequences:
- the usp39.S gene encoding U4/U6.U5 tri-snRNP-associated protein 2, which produces MHAARGCVITPKRGEKRRRVNEGRMSAEKRVKRELEEDEDDEGVAGKYGRYETEDRRSRHCPYLDTINRSVLDFDFEKLCSISLSHINAYACLVCGKYFQGRGLKSHAYIHSVQFSHHVFLNLHTLKFYCLPDNYNIIDSSLEDITYVLKPTFTKQQISHLDKQAKLSRAYDGTTYLPGIVGLNNIKANDYANAVLQALSNVPPLRNYFLEEENYCDIKRPPGDIMFLLVQRFGELMRKLWNPRNFKAHVSPHEMLQAVVLCSKKNFQITKQGDGVDFLSWFLNALTSALGGNKKKKKTIVTDVFQGSMRVFTKKLPHPDLPAEEKEQLMQNEEYQEKMLESPFMYLTLDLPTAPLYKDEKEQLIIPQVPLFSILAKFNGITEKEYKTYKENFLKRFQLTKLPPFLIFCIKRFTKNNFFVEKNPTIVNFPITNVDLREYLAEEFHSTHKNTTYDLIANVVHDGKPNEGSYRIHVLHHGTGKWYELQDLQVTDILPQMITLSEAYIQIWKRRDDDDEKKQQGA